In Leptospira ellinghausenii, the genomic stretch GTTTTGGTACAAAGGCAATCGTTGGTTCTTGGATGGAAGTAGTAGTTTGCAAAATTCCTACAATGAGACCTACCACAAGAGCTGTGATAAGAATTGGACTTGAAATTTTCAAAGTCACAATAAAAGCTTCCCGCATCATATTGACTACATCTACTTCTGTCATTTATAACTCCTTACGAGTTCCAGTACAAGTAAGTTCCATCCATCAATTAAGATAAAAAGAATGAGTTTTAAAGGAAG encodes the following:
- the fliQ gene encoding flagellar biosynthesis protein FliQ yields the protein MTEVDVVNMMREAFIVTLKISSPILITALVVGLIVGILQTTTSIQEPTIAFVPKLVSIFAVIVFFSAWMVRVMTDYTREIFFMIEKI